The Candidatus Hydrogenedentota bacterium nucleotide sequence CTCCCGCAGGCACTCCAGGTAGAACTCACCGATGCGTAGGACCTGCCGGCCGAAGCGTTCCGGCTCCTCGCCCATCCACATGAGGGTGTTCATCTGGCCGATGAGCCGGGTGAGGCACTCGGAGGCCTCGATTATGCTGCCGTACACGGCGTAGTTCCTGCGCAGGGCCTTCACCGTGTCCAGCCACGCGGGGCAGTCCCTGCGGAACCCGTCGCCGACGCCGCCGATTTGGTTGTCCCCCGGCTCATAACAGCGGCGCCGGTCCCGGGGGTCGTCAAAGGCGAAGGCCTCCAGTTTTTCCAGGGAGTCCGTGTCCCAGGAGACGGCCTCGGGCATGGGCAGGTCGAAGCGCTTGTGGACCACCGCCTCGAAGCCCGTGCGTACCGTGGTCTCGTCGGGGGACTCGTGGACCACCTCGAAGGGTTTGATGTGGGGGTCCATGTTCGGCACCGTGACCACCCAGTCCAGGTCGTAATACTGGTAGGGGTCGGTGTCCGGCGGCAGGCCGAGCTCGGCGCGCCAGCGGCGCAGGAAGCCGCCCCAGAAAAACTCGCCCATGGGCACCCGGTCCGGCTCCTGGTGCCGCAGCGCCCGGTTCATGCGCTCCACCTTGGCCAGCGCCTTCGGAGAGCGTCCGGCATTCGCGTCTGTCATGGCTGGACTCCTTCGTGCGGTGTTACCACTGGGCGGGCATGAAGTTTTCCACGTCCGCGCGGGTGATGATGTGCTTGGGCAGGTAGACCACGGGGTCGAGGGTTTCCCCGTCGAACCAGCGGGCGGCGGAGTGGACCGCGAGGGCGCCGTCGCCCTCGGCGGACTGGTAGGAAATGGCCAGCACCTTTCCGTCGCGCACGGAGTCCATGCCGGTCTTGCTGTTCCCCGCCGCGACCAGGACGACATCGTCCCTTCCGGCCTTCTTGAGCGCCTCGAGGGTTCCGGTCAGGGGGAAGTCGTCCCCGGCGAGGACGATGCCCTTCAGTTCCGGGCCGAATTTGGCGAGCCACGCGCCCACCAGTTGCATGGAGAGTTCGGCCTCGAGGTTGGTCGTGTCCATGGCGAGGAGTTTCATGCCGGGGGCGTACTCGCCCAGTTCGGTGACGGGCGCGAAGGTGCGCGAGAAGAAGGGGGAGCTGCCCGGCATGTGGCGGATGACGGCGTAGCCGCCCTCCTTCCCGAGGGCGTCTGCGAAGACGCGGGCAAGCATGCGGAACTGTCCCCAGTCGTCCGGCCCGGTCCAGGCGAGGCAGTACTTCATGGCCTCGTCGCAGGGGATGGTGTTCGAGGTGACGCAGGGGATGCCCGCGCGGTGGATGCGGCGGAGGAGGGGGGTGCAGCCCGTGGCGTCCACGGGCGCGAGGATGATCATGTCGGGCCGCTCGTTGATGGCCTGGTCCGCCTGCTGTGCCTGGAGGTCCATGTTCCAGTTGCCGTTGAAGACCTTCACGCGCATCCTGTGGAAGCGGGCGATATTGGTGAATCCGCGCACATAGGCGGTCCAGTAGGGGTGGTCGCCCGCCTTCAGCAGGATGACGCGCTTGCCGGAGGGCCCGTCCCCCGGCGAGGGGGGCATGGGCTCCTTGTCCACGCGCCACCCGGCGTACTCGATGTCCCACCAGTGCCCGCGGTCCGTCTCCGGGAGCGCGGCGGGGTTGGCGGGGCGTTCGGGGATGTCCACGGCGCCGCCCTCGGGCGGAAAGAGGTAGGGCTGGTTGTCCGTGCCGCGCAGGGCGTAGACATCGGAGGGCTGCGGCGCGGCGGCATAACCGCCCGCCGCGATGAGCTGGGCCTGGAGCGCCGCGTGCCGGAAGTACATGGCCGTGACGGCGGTCATGGCCACGAGTGCGGCCAGGGTCATGCACACGATGGCCAGCCGGTTTTTGTCGTTCATGCCGGACACTCCCGCCTCCGGACCCTCCGGCGGCGCTTCTCGGAACACATTACCCTCCGCGACCCCGCGCATCAAGTCGGGCCGCCGCCCGCGCAGGAGGGCGTGCCGGTGGAGGGCATAGGCCTCGCCGAGGACGACCACGGCGAGGATGAGTCCGTTCACGAAAATCTGCACCTCGAAGCCCAGCCCGAAACAGCCAATGCCGTTGAAGAGCACCGTGAGCAGAAGCACGGCGAAGTAACTTTTGAAGACGCCGCCCGCGCCGCCGCTCATGAGGGTGCCGCCGATGATGACGGCGGCGAGCACGGTCATGAGGGTGCGCGCGCCGAGCACGGCGGCGGAGGTCATAGCGCTGAGGCCCGCCGCGAAGAGGGCGCCGCCCGCCGCCGCCGTGAGGCCGCAGAGGACGAAGCCCGCCATGAGATAGCGGTCCCGGTTCAGCCCGGCGAGCCACGCCGCCTCGGGGTTGGCCCCGACGAGGAAAAAGTTCCGCCCGGTCCGGGTGCGGTTCAGGAAGACGGAGAAGCCCGCCACCAGCAGCAGCGTGAGGAGGACCGACGGGGGCATGAAGGGGAGGAGGGGCCGTGCCAGCCAGTCGGCGAGTCGGAAGTCGTCAATGGACTTCGAGCCGCCGCCGCTGTAGAGGTGCATCAGGCCCGTGACGATGGTCATGGTGCCCAGGGTGACGATGAACGAATTGATCCGCGCCCGGACCACCAGCCAGCCGTTGACCAGGCCGACCAGCCCCCCCGCCGCGAGTGCGACGGCGAAGCAGCCGGGCCAGCCGAGACTGGGCTGGAGGCCGACGGTGAGCATGCCGCAGAGCATCACAACGGCGCCGATGGACAGGTCCAACTGGCCGAGTATGAGCACCAGGGTGAACCCGACAGCCACGACGGCGTTCAGGGAGGCGCCCTTGAGGATGGCGGTGACATTGTCCACGGAGAGGAAGTTGGGGGCCGCGGCCGAAAGGAGCGCGAAGAGCGCGGCGAGGATCAGCAGGGCGCGGTGTTCGTTGAGCAGGCGGGCGGCATGTCCGGCGCTACGCATAGTCCCTGCCTTTCAGGCGGAGCCGCCGCTGCTGGAAGCCCACGACGGCGATGAAGACCACGCCCGTGACGATGTTCTGCCGGAAGGTGGTGACACCCAGGAACTGCATGATGTTGGAGAGCAGCCCGATGACGAGGACCCCGCCCAGCACGCCGAAGAGGCGGCCCCGGCCGCCGCTGAGCATGACGCCGCCGATGACCACGGCCGTCACGGCCTTGAAGTCGTAGCCCTGGCCCAGGTAGAAGACGCCGAGCTTGTTCATGGAGGCGAGGAAGACGCCCGCGACGGAGGCGGTGAACGCGGCCACGAGGAAATTCAGGAAGACCACGCGCGGGACGCGGACCCCGGCGGTGAGGGCGGCGGCGCGGGAGGAGCCGACGAGGCGACTTTCCCTTCCGAAGCGGGTGCGGGTCATGAGCAGGTGCCCGGCGAGGAAGAGGAGGAACATCACGGCGACCACGAGCGGCACGGGGCCGAGGCCCAGGCGGAAGAGGTTGATGAAGGCGCCGCCGGGCGTGCCGGGCTCGGTGTCGGGGTAGAGCTGGTTGTTGCTCCAGACGAAGCGCATGAAGCCCTCCATGAAGAAGGCGACGGACAGGGTCCAGAGGATGGGGTTGGCGTTCAGACGCCCCACCACGAAGCCGTTCATGGCGCCGACGGCGAGTCCGGCCAGCATCCCGAGGGCGAGCGCGGCGGTCAGTCCCAGGGGCAGGGCCGCCACGGTGATGATGCCCGAGAAGGCCATGATGGACGGCACGGAGAGGTCCGCCATGCTCCCGGAGTAGGTGACGAAGGCCATGCCCGAGGCGGTGATGCCCAGGAGCGCCACGGCGCCGAGGACGTTCATCAGATTTTCCGGGGTGGGGAAATCGGGCGAGACAAAGACGCCCGCCAGCAGCAGCAACCCGGCCACGGCGTAAATGCCGAGGGTTTCCAGGGCGGAGGAGAGAAGTTCATGGGCGGGACGCCCATGCCACGATTGCCTGGGCTGTTCATGGGCGGGACGCCCATGCCACTGTTCAGGCTTCGGCATGGCAGGCCCCCAGATGCCCGTTCGCCGCGAGAAGGAGGGACTCCTCGGAGAGTTCCGCCTTTTGCAGTTCGCCGATGAGCCGCCCGTTGCGCAGGACCACGACGCGGTCGGAAAGGCCGGCCAGTTCGGGCAGGTCGGAACTGACCAGCAGCACCGCGGCGCCCCGTTCCGCCAGGGACAAGACCGCGTCATGGATTTTCCGTTTCGCGCCCACGTCCACGCCGCGCGTCGGCTCGTCCAGGAGGAGGACGCGCGGCCCGGCCTCCAGGCAGCGGCCCAGCAGCACCTTTTGCTGGTTGCCGCCGGAGAGGGTGCCCGTGTCGGAGTCGGGCGAGGCGGCGGCGATGTCCAGCTCCGCCAGCCAGCGTTGCACAAGGGGGGCGCCGGCCGCGCGGTCCCGTCTGCCCGCCGCGAGGTTCAGCCCCACGGAGAGGCGCAGGAAGAGCCCGTCGCCCTTTCGGTCCTCGGAAAGGTAGACCACGCCCTGTTTCACGGCCCGCGGATAGTCGCCCGGCGCGAGGGGCGCCCCGTCCACGTAGACTGCGCCGAAATCCACCGGGTCGAGCCCGCAGAGGGAGCGGGCCAGCTCCGTGCGCCCCGCGCCCGCCAGTCCGGCGACGCCGAGGATTTCCCCGGCGCGGGCCGTGAGGGACACGTCGTGGAAGAAGCCCAGTCGCGTGAGGCGGTCCACGCGCAGGAGGGGCGGGCCGGGGGCCGCCTCGCGGGGGCGGTAGAACTCGCCCATGCTCCGGCCCACCATCATCCGCACCAGGGACTGGGGCGTGACGCTGTGGATGTCGTCCGTGGCGATTCTTCGGCCGTCGCGCATCACGGTGACGCGGTCGGCGATTTCAAAGACCTCGGGGAGGTGGTGCGAGATGTAGACGATGGCCAGGCCGCCGTTGCGCAGGTCGCGGAGGATGTTGAAGAGCCGCAGGACCTCCTCACGCGAGAGGGAGGAGGTGGGCTCGTCGAGGATGAGGATGCAGGGGTGGCCGCCGAGCACCCGGGCAATCTCGACCAGTTGCGCCTCGTGCGGGCTGAGGTCGCCGACGGCCCGGAGGGGGTCCACGCCGAGGCCGACCAGTTCCAGGCACTGGCGCGCCCCGCGCAGCAGCGCGCGGCGGTCCACAAAGTCGAAACGGTTCGCGGGCAGGCGGCCCGCGAAGAGGTTTTCCGCGATGCTGAGGGGCCGGGCGAGGCTCAGTTCCTGGTGGACCATCCCCACGCCCTGGGCCATGGCGGCGGCGGGGGAATGGAGGCGCGCGGCGCGCCCGCCGATGCGGATTTCGCCCGTGTAGTCGTCGAAGGCGCCGGTGAGGATTTTCATCAGGGTGGACTTGCCCGCGCCGTTCTCGCCCATGAGCGCGTGGATTTCCCCTGGAAACACCGAGAAGTCCACGTTGTCCACGGCCAGCGTGCCCGGAAAGCGCTTGGAGACGCCCTCCATGGCGAGCGCCGGTTGTGTCAACGCGGAAACGGACATCACCCTCTCCTGTCGGCCTTGAACGGGCGGTTGAAGCGTGGATTGCAAAGTGTGGACAGTATGAACCCAATACGGGAGGAGGTTGCAAGCGAAGGCAACAATGGACAATTGACATTGGACAATTCACAATGGGGGACAGTGGTGGCGGGGAACGTCAACCCGGCATTTCTCTGGATGCCTGCAACCAGGTCATCCCTGGGAACGCCAATCTCCCGATTGGCATTTTGCAAAGGCCAATCAGGAGATTGGCGTTCCCAGGAGGCAGTCCCCTCATGTTTTCACATACGCCAAGGGGGGAATGGCAACGATTGCGCCGACAATCCAACACCTTGTCCACTCCCCAAATTCACACCGGATACCTGAGCCGGAAAGCTTAATCCAGGGGGCCGGGGCGGGGCACGACGGGGGCGGTTTTGATGCGGGGCCGGACGGGCAGCCAGTCTATCCCCTGGAAATCGGGGTCGGGAATCTCGCGGACCTCCTCGTCGCCGAGGTAGGGGCACAGGGCGTCCACCCAGTGGATCAGCCGCATCAGACTCTCGTCGTCCACCTTCACGCCGTGGTGCGCGCCGCTGGACGCCCGCTCGATCAGCGGGCTGCGATAGGAGAGGCTGGTCATGGGCTTGGGCGTGACATAGGCCGCGGGGTCGGTCTGGCCGAAAGCCTCGACCATGAGCACGCCCGCAAGCCCGAAACCGGGCGGGGGATTCTCGGGCGGCGTGTAGGGCGCGCCCCAGGCGGGCCGCCCGATGAGGGTCAGGTACGGCTCGGTGAAGACGGAGGGGTCGCCGGGGCGCTCGGTGGTGTCGAAGACCTTCCGCCCCTCCCCGTCGCCCTCATGGCACTCCGCGCAGTAGCGGTCCAGCACGGGCCGGACATTTCGGCGCCAGCTCACGGTGGTGTCCAACCAGGGCGGGGGGGTGATGTCGCGGGGCGCGTCCAGGAGCGCGGCGGCCTTCGCCGTCACGGGGGCGCGGCTGTGGGACTCGTGGCAGCCGAGGCAGCCGCGCCGCTCGCCGGGCATCATGCCGACGAAACTGCGCATGGTCTGGAGGGCGCGGTGGTTTTCGTCGAGGAGCTGGAAATGGAGGGCCTGCCCCGGCGGGGCGTTGAAGGAGACCGAGCCGTCCGGCGCAATGGGGACCGTGCCGAGGACGCGCTTCACGCCCTCGGACTGGACGGCGGAGACGACGGGTCCGGTGGAGATGTAGGGCCGCTTGTGCCAGTAGGTGTAGGTCTTCGGCTCGATGACCAGGACGCGTAGGAATTTGGCCCGGTCTTGGAGTTCCGGCGGTGCGTTCTGGTAGACGCCGGCGCTGTAGAGGACGGCCGGGGCGGGGTTCTCCCGGTGGTCGCGGTCCGGCCATGCGACGCGGTCGAAGATGACGGGCGGGCGCGGGCGCGGCTTGAGGGGCATGGCGTGGAAGACGTTGCGCGCGCCCTCGTAGAGCAGTTCGCGGTTGCCGTCGAGGTCCATGAGGTAGAGGCGGAACTTGTCGTCCTTCCCGCCGCGCCGCGCGGAGACCAGGAAGGTGCGCGGCCCCAGGGGGTGGGGCGAGTAGTAGGCCGTGTAGTCGCCCGCACGTTCGTAGCGGGGCGACTCGACGGGGTCCACGGGGCCGTTG carries:
- a CDS encoding substrate-binding domain-containing protein, with protein sequence MRSAGHAARLLNEHRALLILAALFALLSAAAPNFLSVDNVTAILKGASLNAVVAVGFTLVLILGQLDLSIGAVVMLCGMLTVGLQPSLGWPGCFAVALAAGGLVGLVNGWLVVRARINSFIVTLGTMTIVTGLMHLYSGGGSKSIDDFRLADWLARPLLPFMPPSVLLTLLLVAGFSVFLNRTRTGRNFFLVGANPEAAWLAGLNRDRYLMAGFVLCGLTAAAGGALFAAGLSAMTSAAVLGARTLMTVLAAVIIGGTLMSGGAGGVFKSYFAVLLLTVLFNGIGCFGLGFEVQIFVNGLILAVVVLGEAYALHRHALLRGRRPDLMRGVAEGNVFREAPPEGPEAGVSGMNDKNRLAIVCMTLAALVAMTAVTAMYFRHAALQAQLIAAGGYAAAPQPSDVYALRGTDNQPYLFPPEGGAVDIPERPANPAALPETDRGHWWDIEYAGWRVDKEPMPPSPGDGPSGKRVILLKAGDHPYWTAYVRGFTNIARFHRMRVKVFNGNWNMDLQAQQADQAINERPDMIILAPVDATGCTPLLRRIHRAGIPCVTSNTIPCDEAMKYCLAWTGPDDWGQFRMLARVFADALGKEGGYAVIRHMPGSSPFFSRTFAPVTELGEYAPGMKLLAMDTTNLEAELSMQLVGAWLAKFGPELKGIVLAGDDFPLTGTLEALKKAGRDDVVLVAAGNSKTGMDSVRDGKVLAISYQSAEGDGALAVHSAARWFDGETLDPVVYLPKHIITRADVENFMPAQW
- a CDS encoding ABC transporter permease; its protein translation is MPKPEQWHGRPAHEQPRQSWHGRPAHELLSSALETLGIYAVAGLLLLAGVFVSPDFPTPENLMNVLGAVALLGITASGMAFVTYSGSMADLSVPSIMAFSGIITVAALPLGLTAALALGMLAGLAVGAMNGFVVGRLNANPILWTLSVAFFMEGFMRFVWSNNQLYPDTEPGTPGGAFINLFRLGLGPVPLVVAVMFLLFLAGHLLMTRTRFGRESRLVGSSRAAALTAGVRVPRVVFLNFLVAAFTASVAGVFLASMNKLGVFYLGQGYDFKAVTAVVIGGVMLSGGRGRLFGVLGGVLVIGLLSNIMQFLGVTTFRQNIVTGVVFIAVVGFQQRRLRLKGRDYA
- a CDS encoding sugar ABC transporter ATP-binding protein, which translates into the protein MEGVSKRFPGTLAVDNVDFSVFPGEIHALMGENGAGKSTLMKILTGAFDDYTGEIRIGGRAARLHSPAAAMAQGVGMVHQELSLARPLSIAENLFAGRLPANRFDFVDRRALLRGARQCLELVGLGVDPLRAVGDLSPHEAQLVEIARVLGGHPCILILDEPTSSLSREEVLRLFNILRDLRNGGLAIVYISHHLPEVFEIADRVTVMRDGRRIATDDIHSVTPQSLVRMMVGRSMGEFYRPREAAPGPPLLRVDRLTRLGFFHDVSLTARAGEILGVAGLAGAGRTELARSLCGLDPVDFGAVYVDGAPLAPGDYPRAVKQGVVYLSEDRKGDGLFLRLSVGLNLAAGRRDRAAGAPLVQRWLAELDIAAASPDSDTGTLSGGNQQKVLLGRCLEAGPRVLLLDEPTRGVDVGAKRKIHDAVLSLAERGAAVLLVSSDLPELAGLSDRVVVLRNGRLIGELQKAELSEESLLLAANGHLGACHAEA